Proteins encoded by one window of Gemmatimonadota bacterium:
- a CDS encoding alpha/beta fold hydrolase, giving the protein MQAVVNGIRMHWQEAGRGEPVLLVHGFPFDSSLWEPQLERLPRRWRWLAPDLRGFGRTEGGVGGGPYGMELFAEDLAALLEELGVTRAVVCGVSMGGYIAMAMVRSYPERVRALVLCDTKAGAETEQGKKGRAELAERVLAEGSSALVAGLLPRLLAERTRREQPELVQWLSGVMESVSPQTAARGLAGMAARADSTELLSRIAVPTLVLVGAEDVISGVAEAEGMAGGIPDGRIMVIPAAGHLPNLEQPPAFNRALVQFLEAID; this is encoded by the coding sequence ATGCAAGCAGTGGTGAACGGCATTCGCATGCACTGGCAAGAGGCCGGGCGGGGGGAGCCCGTGCTGCTGGTGCACGGGTTCCCCTTCGACAGCAGTCTCTGGGAGCCGCAACTCGAGCGGCTGCCCCGACGCTGGCGCTGGCTGGCGCCGGACCTGCGCGGCTTTGGCAGAACAGAGGGAGGCGTGGGCGGAGGGCCGTACGGCATGGAGCTGTTCGCGGAGGACCTCGCAGCACTGCTCGAGGAGCTGGGCGTTACCCGGGCCGTGGTGTGTGGAGTTTCGATGGGTGGGTACATCGCTATGGCCATGGTGCGGTCCTACCCGGAGCGGGTGCGGGCGCTGGTGCTCTGTGATACGAAGGCGGGCGCGGAAACCGAGCAGGGGAAAAAGGGGCGTGCGGAGCTGGCGGAGCGGGTGCTCGCCGAGGGCTCGTCCGCCCTGGTGGCCGGGCTGCTGCCCCGGTTGCTTGCCGAGCGTACGCGGCGCGAGCAGCCGGAGCTGGTGCAATGGCTGAGCGGGGTGATGGAGTCTGTTTCGCCGCAAACAGCGGCGCGGGGGCTGGCGGGTATGGCGGCGCGAGCGGACTCCACGGAGCTGCTGTCCAGGATCGCCGTGCCGACGCTGGTGCTGGTCGGGGCGGAGGACGTGATCAGCGGGGTGGCCGAGGCGGAGGGCATGGCGGGGGGTATCCCGGACGGGCGCATCATGGTAATCCCGGCAGCCGGGCACCTGCCGAACCTGGAGCAGCCGCCGGCGTTCAACCGGGCACTGGTCCAGTTCCTGGAAGCCATTGATTGA